In Hemicordylus capensis ecotype Gifberg chromosome 3, rHemCap1.1.pri, whole genome shotgun sequence, one DNA window encodes the following:
- the LOC128348860 gene encoding olfactory receptor 52B2-like, with protein MLEVNLSSLPPATYILSGIPGMETSQVWLSIPFGLMYVVTLFGNGILLFIILTEHSLHQPMYLFLSMLATADLLLSTTTVPKMLAIFWFQAGEISFEACLTQMFFIHVIFIAESAILVAMAFDRYIAICDPLRYTAILTSSVVGKIGLAAIARSFCVIFPVIFLVKRLTFCQRNILPHTYCEHMGIARLACSDITVNIWYGFMVAILAIGLDTLLIAASYALILRAVFWLPSKEARWKALSTCGSHICIILIFYTPAFFSFFAHRFGQHIPGYIHISLATLYVLVPPMLNPIVYGVKTKEILRRVTRLFCPRFTRPGS; from the coding sequence ATGCTGGAAGTGAACCTCAGCTCCCTCCCCCCGGCCACCTACATCCTGAGTGGCATCCCAGGGATGGAGACGTCTCAGGTCTGGCTCTCCATTCCCTTCGGCCTGATGTACGTTGTCACTCTCTTTGGGAACGGGATCCTGCTGTTCATCATCCTGACCGAGCACAGCCTCCACCAACCCATGTACCTCTTCCTCTCCATGCTGGCTACAGCTGACTTactcctctccaccaccaccgtCCCAAAGATGCTGGCCATCTTCTGGTTCCAGGCCGGGGAGATCTCCTTCGAGGCATGCCTCACCCAGATGTTCTTCATCCATGTGATCTTCATTGCTGAGTCTGCTATCCTAGTGGCCATGGCCTTTGACCGCTACATCGCCATCTGTGACCCACTACGCTACACCGCCATCCTCACCAGCTCCGTCGTTGGGAAAATTGGGCTGGCTGCCATCGCCAGGAGCTTCTGCGTAATTTTCCCTGTCATCTTCCTTGTCAAGCGGCTGACCTTTTGCCAGCGCAACATCCTCCCTCACACCTACTGTGAGCACATGGGCATTGCCCGGCTGGCTTGCTCCGACATCACTGTCAACATCTGGTATGGCTTCATGGTGGCCATTCTGGCTATTGGCCTAGACACCTTGCTCATTGCAGCATCGTACGCTCTGATCCTGAGGGCCGTCTTCTGGCTCCCTTCCAAAGAGGCCCGGTGGAAGGCCCTCAGCACCTGCGGGTCCCATATCTGCATCATCCTGATCTTCTACACACCTGCGTTTTTCTCATTCTTTGCCCATCGCTTTGGCCAACACATCCCAGGTTACATTCACATCTCCCTGGCCACATTATATGTACTTGTCCCCCCCATGCTAAATCCCATTGTTTATGGGGTGAAAACCAAGGAGATCCTGAGAAGAGTGACCAGGCTGTTCTGCCCACGTTTCACTAGGCCAGGTAGCTAA